Proteins encoded within one genomic window of Gloeobacter kilaueensis JS1:
- a CDS encoding biotin transporter BioY, with the protein MQFQSERPIPGIRATLGLPLPRRRWLPLPTIVELIWAVVGLVLTVGGTLCHLQLPDRFPQMIDLAHWPPALVWHFEPGYPFSLQVAAVLLSGLIGGPVAAGLAQSAYLTLGFAGFPVFAGGGGIEYLAHPQSGYLLAFVPAAVLCGALAFRCRSSLNWLATSALAGLAVIHLGGIVGLLVHLPPGAQLGGALVQYSLLPLLGQAIGVLLVASGGWVIRRLLLS; encoded by the coding sequence ATGCAATTTCAGTCGGAGCGCCCCATCCCCGGCATTCGAGCCACCCTTGGCCTGCCGTTGCCGCGCCGCCGCTGGCTGCCCTTGCCGACGATCGTCGAACTCATCTGGGCAGTCGTGGGGCTGGTGCTCACCGTGGGCGGCACCCTCTGCCACCTGCAGTTGCCCGACCGCTTTCCGCAGATGATCGATCTGGCCCACTGGCCCCCTGCGCTGGTCTGGCACTTCGAGCCGGGCTATCCTTTCTCGCTGCAGGTGGCAGCAGTACTCCTTTCTGGCTTGATCGGCGGACCTGTCGCCGCCGGGCTTGCCCAGAGCGCCTACCTCACCCTCGGCTTCGCCGGCTTCCCGGTCTTTGCCGGTGGGGGCGGCATCGAATACCTTGCCCATCCCCAGTCGGGCTACCTGCTCGCCTTCGTCCCCGCCGCCGTCCTCTGCGGTGCCCTCGCCTTTCGCTGCCGCTCAAGCCTCAACTGGCTTGCCACCAGTGCGCTGGCGGGTCTTGCCGTCATTCACCTAGGCGGCATCGTCGGTTTGCTCGTCCATCTGCCGCCCGGTGCGCAGCTGGGAGGTGCCCTGGTGCAGTATTCGCTGCTGCCGCTGCTTGGGCAGGCGATCGGCGTCTTGCTGGTTGCAAGCGGTGGCTGGGTGATTCGCCGTCTGCTGCTGTCTTAG
- a CDS encoding toll/interleukin-1 receptor domain-containing protein, whose product MANDQHLARLKQSIAAWNQWRQNNPIRPDFVGADLAWLDLSTADLHDADLSWANLQNTVLSGADLGRAQLQEAILNGADLHSANLRLANLTAADLAGADLSFAQLFDTVLADVDLSTALGLESCLHFGPSILDHRTLERSCGLPLVFLRGCGLSEPVVTFAIALAGQQLPPSCFISYSSRDQIFVNRLYSDLQTMGVRCWLACEDADSASKWRIGVDQPLRWGERLVVVLSEHSLRSSWIEQEIEAIFLREGEEHQLLIHALRIDDDMTQTAMGWPAQLYSSRNVIDFRGWSDRAGHYAQGLERLVWQLSKEGSGVRG is encoded by the coding sequence ATGGCGAACGATCAGCACCTTGCCCGCCTCAAGCAGAGTATTGCCGCCTGGAATCAGTGGCGGCAAAATAATCCGATCCGTCCCGATTTTGTCGGGGCGGATCTCGCCTGGCTCGATCTGAGCACCGCCGATCTGCACGACGCCGATCTGAGCTGGGCCAACTTGCAAAATACCGTGCTCTCGGGCGCGGATCTGGGTAGAGCCCAGCTGCAGGAGGCGATCTTAAACGGCGCGGACCTGCACTCAGCCAACCTGCGCCTGGCCAATCTGACGGCGGCGGATCTGGCAGGGGCGGATCTGAGCTTTGCGCAGCTATTTGATACGGTGCTGGCGGATGTGGATCTAAGCACGGCCCTGGGCCTCGAAAGCTGTCTGCACTTTGGACCCAGCATTCTCGATCACCGCACGCTGGAGCGATCCTGTGGTCTGCCGCTGGTGTTTTTGCGCGGCTGCGGCCTCAGCGAACCGGTGGTCACCTTTGCGATCGCTCTGGCCGGTCAGCAACTGCCGCCCAGCTGCTTTATCAGCTACTCCAGCCGCGATCAGATCTTTGTCAACCGCCTCTACAGCGACCTGCAGACGATGGGGGTGCGCTGCTGGCTTGCCTGCGAGGACGCCGATTCCGCCAGTAAGTGGCGCATCGGCGTCGATCAACCCCTGCGCTGGGGAGAGCGGCTGGTGGTGGTGCTCTCAGAACATTCCCTCAGAAGTAGCTGGATCGAACAGGAGATCGAGGCGATCTTTTTGCGCGAGGGCGAGGAGCACCAGCTTCTTATCCACGCCCTGCGCATCGACGACGACATGACCCAGACGGCGATGGGCTGGCCTGCGCAGCTTTACAGCAGCCGCAACGTCATCGACTTTCGTGGCTGGAGCGATCGCGCCGGTCATTATGCCCAGGGGCTGGAGCGGCTGGTCTGGCAGTTGAGCAAAGAAGGCTCCGGGGTGCGGGGTTAA
- the rbfA gene encoding 30S ribosome-binding factor RbfA, with translation MKTHRPARVGELIKREVSDMLIKQQIKDLRIGAGMVSVTDVEVSGDLRQAKIYVSIFGTPEVQKLTMAALGDVTGFVRQEIGHRIRLRYTPEISFVQDHSLERGARISQLIDQIRAEEEARAEQREDEP, from the coding sequence ATGAAAACCCACAGACCAGCGAGGGTAGGCGAACTGATCAAGCGCGAGGTGAGCGACATGCTCATCAAGCAGCAGATCAAGGATCTGCGCATCGGAGCGGGCATGGTGAGCGTCACCGATGTCGAGGTGAGCGGCGATCTGCGCCAGGCAAAAATTTATGTGAGTATCTTCGGCACCCCGGAGGTCCAGAAGCTGACGATGGCGGCCCTGGGGGATGTGACAGGCTTTGTGCGCCAGGAAATCGGCCATCGCATCCGCCTGCGCTACACGCCTGAGATCAGCTTTGTTCAGGATCATTCCCTTGAGCGCGGGGCGCGCATCAGCCAGCTTATCGACCAGATCCGCGCCGAAGAAGAGGCCAGAGCCGAACAGCGGGAGGACGAACCTTGA
- a CDS encoding pentapeptide repeat-containing protein: MSELAREQIVLSLIHTPAGSSLRLRGLNLSGIDLSGGLDLSHADFALTDLSNARLQCAELHKACFRRADLRLAQLEETNLQEAVLEEALLAKANLRRADLRGANLQGADLARADLREANLEAANLQGANLTEAILTGCNLERADLRGANLRRARLEGSVLIDSNLQGAYLAGADLRGAHLIDALGGAAVLSGANLGSADLSRAILSDANLTGANLAGADLTQTDLRRALVEGVQWDDHSDLPI, from the coding sequence ATGTCCGAACTGGCAAGAGAACAAATTGTTTTGAGCCTGATTCACACGCCCGCTGGTTCGTCCCTGCGCCTGCGCGGCCTCAACTTGTCCGGCATCGATCTTTCCGGTGGGCTGGATCTGTCGCACGCGGATTTTGCGCTGACGGATCTATCGAACGCCCGGCTGCAGTGCGCTGAGCTGCACAAAGCCTGTTTTCGGCGCGCCGATCTGAGGCTGGCGCAACTGGAGGAGACAAATCTGCAGGAGGCGGTGCTGGAGGAGGCCCTACTGGCAAAAGCCAACCTGCGCCGCGCCGACCTGCGCGGAGCGAACCTGCAGGGAGCGGACCTGGCGCGCGCCGATCTGCGCGAAGCGAATCTTGAGGCCGCCAACCTCCAGGGGGCAAATCTGACGGAGGCGATTTTGACCGGCTGTAATCTGGAGCGGGCCGACCTGCGCGGAGCGAACCTGAGGCGAGCCCGACTGGAGGGCAGCGTTCTTATCGACAGCAACCTCCAGGGCGCTTATCTTGCCGGTGCAGACTTGCGGGGGGCGCACCTTATCGACGCGCTGGGTGGCGCGGCAGTCCTGAGCGGTGCCAACCTGGGTTCGGCGGATCTGTCGCGGGCGATCTTGAGCGATGCCAACCTTACCGGTGCCAACCTGGCGGGCGCGGATCTGACCCAGACGGACCTGCGCCGGGCGCTCGTCGAGGGCGTGCAATGGGATGACCACTCCGACCTGCCCATCTAA
- a CDS encoding DUF751 family protein, whose amino-acid sequence MANQDFFKTVAKYPTFLAGALLGVFFSAFGWLRPLFRNRWSGTLTVVGLLGLVAFVVFTVRAMLMLG is encoded by the coding sequence ATGGCCAATCAGGACTTTTTTAAGACCGTCGCCAAGTACCCGACTTTTCTGGCCGGTGCCCTGCTGGGTGTCTTCTTCTCCGCCTTTGGCTGGCTGAGACCCCTGTTTCGCAACCGCTGGAGTGGTACGCTTACCGTTGTCGGGTTGCTCGGGCTGGTAGCCTTCGTCGTGTTCACCGTCCGGGCGATGCTGATGCTGGGCTAA